From Zavarzinella sp., one genomic window encodes:
- the treY gene encoding malto-oligosyltrehalose synthase, producing MNIAAAFAHFQHPRYQPVSTYRIQLRPEFGFAQAAELVPYLHRLGITHLYCSPFLKAAPGSTHGYDTCDYSSLNPELGSEDDFQHLMTELDRVGMAAILDIVPNHMAVESVHNPWWRGMLEDGPSAPSAIYFDVDWRPVKRELRGKILLPFLGDAYGNVLERGELQLEFLAETGELVLRYFNIHRPLDPKTYPHVLKRNIQHLEAQAELEPRDLQEFFSIITSLENLPGYLETDADRIQLRQREKVVAKDRLKRLLESNATIRQHVLDNIQQINGDPTQPDSFDTLHEILEEQPYRLAYWKTAFHEINYRRFFDINTLAGLRMEDPQVFAGTHALLLDLVGKGHLTGFRLDHLDGLFDPLGYLQQLQAHIVFQLVRKEDPNATWEEFLPAYQQYLLEHPTEERTFYVVAEKILSGSEHLPISWPVRGTSGYDFLNDVNRLFVDSTHTRKMKRIFQKYTGRHESLPEVIYHSKKLITETAMSSELNVLAHALNRISEADRKTRDYTLESIREALRELVACFPVYRTYVNGTGFTEEDRRTIDQAISRAKVRNPAMEDSVFEFIRSVLLPDPTVVIDPEDYRKRLHFSMQFQQYTGPVQAKGLEDTAFYRYNVLVSLNEVGGDPQRFGGTIAQFHEANRHRAAQWPQAMLATATHDTKRGEDARARISVISTIPNLWEMLLARWQRYARRHRSEVHGLQAPDRNEEYLFYQMLIAIWPAEPHDTLHHVVSSEIVDRLKEYLNKATKEAKVFTSWLTPNVEYQEALEKFVTGMLTGLKSHKFLAEFLQEQHQFAHFGMLNSLSTVVLKLTSPGVPDFYQGTELWDLSMVDPDNRRPVDYSMRQQMLTELVDAEGNLILPTIESCGGMLQNWYDGLLKMWLTTAGLNYRRTHRNLFLHGDYLPLEVRGRFADNLVAFARVTESAQCLVVAPRLCNQLGAINNLPLGKYVWGDTHVVLPAPLNDVCWQSKLSKDWQVRATDSMIAVGDLLHHLPVGLYGSE from the coding sequence ATGAATATTGCAGCCGCATTTGCCCACTTTCAACATCCACGTTATCAACCGGTATCTACATATCGGATTCAGTTGCGGCCCGAGTTCGGCTTTGCACAGGCGGCAGAATTGGTGCCTTACCTGCACCGTCTGGGAATTACGCACTTATATTGTTCGCCTTTTTTGAAAGCAGCACCGGGCAGCACCCACGGTTACGATACGTGCGACTATTCTTCGTTGAATCCTGAATTGGGCAGCGAAGACGATTTTCAGCACCTGATGACAGAACTGGATCGAGTGGGGATGGCTGCTATTCTGGATATTGTTCCTAACCACATGGCTGTCGAATCGGTGCACAATCCCTGGTGGCGTGGCATGCTGGAAGATGGGCCTTCCGCACCCAGTGCCATTTATTTTGATGTAGACTGGCGACCGGTAAAGCGGGAGTTGCGTGGCAAAATCCTGTTGCCTTTTCTGGGCGATGCTTACGGCAACGTCCTGGAGCGTGGGGAATTACAACTGGAATTTCTTGCCGAAACTGGGGAACTGGTTCTGCGGTATTTCAACATTCACCGCCCGCTTGATCCCAAAACGTACCCCCACGTTCTGAAAAGGAATATCCAGCACCTGGAAGCCCAGGCAGAACTGGAACCACGTGACCTGCAGGAATTTTTCAGCATTATTACAAGCCTGGAAAATCTGCCCGGCTATCTGGAGACAGACGCAGATCGAATCCAGCTTCGCCAACGCGAAAAGGTGGTGGCGAAAGATCGCCTGAAAAGACTGCTGGAAAGCAATGCCACCATCCGACAGCACGTGCTGGATAACATTCAACAGATCAATGGCGATCCCACCCAACCTGATAGTTTTGATACACTGCACGAAATTCTGGAAGAGCAGCCTTACCGACTGGCCTACTGGAAAACCGCCTTTCACGAAATTAATTATCGGCGATTCTTTGATATTAACACGCTTGCTGGTCTGCGGATGGAAGACCCACAGGTGTTTGCAGGAACCCACGCACTGTTACTCGATTTAGTGGGGAAAGGTCATCTCACGGGCTTTCGCCTCGACCATCTCGATGGGTTGTTTGATCCCCTGGGCTATCTGCAACAATTGCAGGCCCATATTGTTTTTCAATTGGTACGCAAAGAAGATCCAAATGCCACGTGGGAGGAATTTCTGCCGGCATATCAGCAATACCTGCTGGAACATCCGACAGAAGAACGCACTTTCTATGTGGTGGCAGAAAAAATCCTCTCTGGTTCCGAACATCTGCCCATTTCCTGGCCGGTGCGTGGTACCAGTGGTTACGATTTTCTCAACGATGTCAATCGCCTGTTTGTGGACAGCACGCACACCCGCAAAATGAAACGGATTTTTCAGAAATATACAGGCCGCCACGAGTCATTACCGGAAGTGATTTACCATTCCAAAAAACTGATCACTGAAACGGCAATGTCCAGCGAATTGAACGTGCTGGCCCACGCACTGAACCGAATTTCGGAGGCAGATAGAAAAACACGCGATTATACTCTGGAAAGTATTCGGGAAGCCTTGCGGGAACTGGTGGCATGCTTTCCGGTTTACCGCACCTATGTGAATGGGACAGGGTTTACGGAAGAAGATCGCCGCACGATCGATCAGGCGATTTCGCGGGCGAAGGTGCGTAACCCCGCAATGGAAGATTCAGTTTTCGAATTTATTCGATCGGTGCTGCTGCCCGATCCCACCGTGGTGATCGATCCAGAAGACTATCGCAAACGACTGCACTTCAGCATGCAGTTTCAGCAGTATACTGGCCCAGTGCAGGCAAAAGGCCTGGAAGACACCGCCTTTTACCGTTACAACGTGCTCGTATCGCTGAACGAAGTAGGTGGCGACCCACAACGATTTGGGGGCACCATTGCCCAGTTCCATGAAGCAAATCGCCATCGGGCCGCACAGTGGCCGCAGGCGATGTTGGCCACAGCCACCCACGATACAAAACGTGGGGAAGATGCCCGGGCACGCATCAGCGTGATTTCGACCATCCCGAATCTCTGGGAAATGCTGCTGGCCCGCTGGCAGCGATATGCCAGGCGACACCGATCCGAAGTGCATGGACTACAGGCACCTGACCGCAACGAAGAGTACCTTTTTTACCAGATGCTGATTGCAATCTGGCCGGCAGAGCCACACGATACTCTGCACCACGTAGTGAGTTCAGAAATTGTCGACCGATTAAAAGAGTATCTCAACAAAGCCACGAAAGAAGCCAAGGTGTTTACCAGTTGGCTGACGCCGAATGTGGAATATCAGGAAGCGTTGGAAAAATTTGTCACCGGGATGCTGACTGGACTGAAAAGCCACAAGTTTCTGGCAGAATTTCTGCAGGAACAACACCAGTTTGCCCACTTTGGGATGCTGAACTCCCTGAGCACGGTGGTGCTGAAATTAACCTCCCCAGGTGTGCCAGATTTCTACCAGGGCACTGAATTGTGGGATCTGAGCATGGTCGATCCGGATAATCGCCGGCCCGTCGATTATTCCATGCGACAACAGATGCTGACAGAACTGGTTGATGCGGAAGGCAACCTCATTTTGCCCACGATCGAAAGCTGTGGGGGAATGCTGCAGAACTGGTACGATGGATTATTAAAAATGTGGCTGACTACCGCAGGGTTGAATTATCGACGGACGCACCGAAACCTGTTTCTACATGGTGACTACCTGCCACTGGAAGTACGTGGGCGTTTTGCCGATAACCTGGTGGCTTTTGCCCGCGTGACCGAGTCCGCACAGTGTCTGGTCGTCGCACCGCGTTTGTGTAATCAACTGGGTGCAATCAACAACCTGCCACTGGGGAAATACGTCTGGGGCGATACCCACGTGGTGCTGCCCGCACCACTGAACGATGTTTGCTGGCAAAGTAAACTGAGCAAGGATTGGCAGGTACGTGCCACCGATTCGATGATTGCCGTCGGCGACTTACTACACCACCTACCCGTGGGACTGTATGGGAGTGAATAA
- a CDS encoding SMI1/KNR4 family protein, giving the protein MRLNAPPLVAMLNPAATEQSLASFERQTGLKIPPEVRQLYLIHDGEADASDGIFGCIKMLPLSEIEREIELIGETGMIPIFRSGGGDLFYVKSFDPAIPDHYLREWWHENPEEARVVALDINTYFSDFTKKLLRGQFVYRPDELEALIDRDEL; this is encoded by the coding sequence ATGCGATTGAACGCCCCGCCGCTGGTCGCGATGCTGAATCCAGCAGCGACGGAGCAATCTCTCGCGTCGTTCGAGAGGCAAACGGGATTAAAGATTCCACCAGAGGTACGGCAACTCTACCTGATACACGATGGTGAGGCGGATGCCTCGGACGGCATATTTGGCTGCATAAAGATGCTTCCACTTTCGGAAATAGAGAGGGAAATTGAGTTAATCGGCGAGACGGGTATGATCCCCATTTTCCGGTCCGGTGGCGGAGACCTCTTCTACGTCAAGAGCTTCGATCCGGCAATCCCTGACCATTACTTGCGTGAGTGGTGGCATGAGAATCCAGAAGAGGCTCGCGTGGTCGCCTTAGACATCAATACTTACTTCTCGGACTTTACAAAGAAATTGCTTCGTGGGCAGTTTGTTTACAGGCCAGACGAGTTGGAGGCCCTCATTGATCGCGACGAATTGTGA
- a CDS encoding DUF6513 domain-containing protein, translated as MHRTLFVTGKLAEQSLRTTLAELQKQQQSFEYHIEVLPITVAALMTTDWIGKKLKSTHGCAEIIIPGLCRGELAAIPTPPGVNVRRGPKDLREIPTFFGSQAKKIAIDGSHSIEILAEINHAPDLGVAEIVRIAEHYRTSGADIIDLGCNPQSTWHEIRIVVQELCSRDMQVSVDSFNPTEVELALQGGAKLVLSVNQSNCHLAQAWHDQYGAEVVAIPDQPSDLDSLRRTAEFLDQAGISHRLDPILEPIGFGFAASLGRYLQIRQEFPHAPMMMGVGNLTELTDVDSAGINVLLAGFCQEQQIQSVLLTEVINWCRSAVAEFHVARQLVHQAHVHHTIPKNITGDLVMLRDPRLFPPSAEEIKQLAERLTDRNYRIFLENNEIIIMNRHVFLRGTDPFAIFRDLMAIEGPHIDQEHAFYLGYEFAKAVTAQTLGKNYYQDQALRWGLLTVEEPSHYVPREG; from the coding sequence ATGCACCGCACGCTCTTTGTTACAGGGAAATTAGCAGAGCAGTCGTTGCGTACCACGTTGGCAGAACTGCAAAAGCAGCAACAATCGTTTGAATATCACATTGAGGTGCTACCCATTACAGTGGCAGCACTGATGACCACGGATTGGATCGGCAAGAAATTAAAATCCACTCATGGATGTGCGGAAATTATCATCCCCGGACTTTGTCGTGGGGAGTTAGCTGCCATTCCCACGCCACCTGGGGTAAACGTGCGACGTGGGCCAAAAGATTTACGCGAAATCCCCACTTTTTTTGGTTCTCAGGCAAAAAAAATTGCCATCGATGGCAGCCACTCCATCGAAATTCTGGCCGAAATCAACCACGCACCCGACCTGGGTGTGGCGGAAATCGTGCGAATTGCGGAACATTACCGCACATCGGGTGCAGATATCATCGATCTGGGCTGCAATCCACAGTCCACATGGCATGAGATTCGTATAGTTGTACAAGAGTTATGTTCGCGTGACATGCAGGTTTCAGTCGATAGTTTCAATCCCACAGAAGTGGAACTCGCCCTGCAGGGTGGGGCTAAATTGGTGCTCAGTGTCAACCAGAGCAACTGCCACCTGGCGCAAGCCTGGCACGACCAGTACGGTGCCGAAGTGGTTGCGATTCCGGATCAGCCCAGCGATCTGGATAGTTTGCGACGCACCGCTGAATTTTTAGATCAGGCAGGAATTTCGCACCGCCTCGACCCGATTCTGGAGCCGATCGGTTTTGGATTTGCCGCATCCCTGGGGCGTTATCTGCAAATCAGGCAGGAATTCCCCCACGCACCGATGATGATGGGCGTGGGCAATCTCACCGAATTGACCGATGTCGATTCCGCAGGGATCAATGTCTTGCTGGCCGGATTCTGTCAGGAACAGCAGATCCAGAGCGTCCTGCTGACGGAAGTGATCAACTGGTGCCGCAGTGCCGTTGCCGAATTTCATGTGGCACGTCAACTCGTGCACCAGGCCCACGTACACCACACGATACCCAAAAATATTACTGGTGACCTCGTGATGCTGCGCGACCCACGCTTATTCCCACCGTCGGCAGAGGAGATCAAACAGTTGGCCGAACGTCTGACCGACCGTAATTACCGAATCTTCCTGGAAAATAATGAGATAATTATCATGAATCGCCACGTTTTTTTGCGTGGCACCGATCCGTTTGCGATTTTTCGCGATTTAATGGCAATAGAAGGCCCCCACATCGACCAGGAGCATGCCTTCTACCTGGGTTATGAATTCGCCAAAGCGGTTACGGCACAGACACTTGGGAAAAATTACTACCAGGACCAGGCACTCCGCTGGGGCCTGCTGACTGTCGAAGAACCCAGCCATTACGTACCACGGGAGGGGTGA
- a CDS encoding sulfatase, producing the protein MKILTYCLLAIVFLSPTVRGAEQKKNVLFIVADDLRVELGCYGSTAHSPNIDALAKQGLLFQHAYCQQAVCNPSRSSFLTGKRPDTLRHWVNGTHFRVKNPNVVTMPEWFKKQGYTTRNVGKIFHNWHTEVKGDRQSWSADEFLHYANHGKDVPAPKLLLDQQNQATSRHCFRYDVPDDAYYDGQVANEALKVLSEIKNQPFFLAVGFWKPHAPFNAPAKYWKNNPVGGIPRLNPARPKNSVEWAFHDSRELMSIPPKQFTFTQDDVRAMRQGYFANIEYMDAQLGRVIRELDRLKLRDSTIIVFVSDHGYQLGEHGLWAKTSCFELDARVPLLIVDPSGQGKGKQTQALAELIDLFPTLVEMCGLPARNDLDGKSLVHLLQQPEKPHRSGALTQHPRPAYYDRTEKGIPDAMGYSIRTADVRYTEWRDWETGKILGRELYEHRTDPGELNNTVDNPGAPEHLATAIKELHLLVPTSVPPAKR; encoded by the coding sequence ATGAAAATATTGACATATTGTTTATTAGCAATTGTTTTTCTATCCCCCACCGTGCGTGGTGCGGAACAGAAGAAAAACGTCCTCTTCATTGTTGCCGACGATCTGCGTGTGGAACTGGGGTGCTACGGTTCCACTGCCCATTCTCCCAATATCGATGCACTCGCCAAACAAGGGTTGTTGTTCCAGCACGCCTATTGCCAGCAGGCGGTGTGCAATCCATCCCGCTCTTCATTTCTCACTGGCAAACGACCAGACACGCTTCGCCACTGGGTCAACGGCACCCACTTTCGGGTGAAAAATCCCAATGTGGTTACCATGCCAGAGTGGTTCAAAAAGCAGGGCTATACCACCCGCAACGTGGGGAAGATTTTTCATAACTGGCACACCGAAGTGAAGGGTGACCGCCAGTCCTGGAGTGCGGACGAATTTCTGCACTATGCCAACCATGGTAAAGACGTTCCGGCCCCGAAGTTGCTGCTGGATCAGCAGAATCAGGCCACATCCCGCCATTGTTTCCGCTATGACGTGCCAGACGATGCCTATTACGATGGTCAGGTGGCCAATGAAGCGTTGAAAGTTCTCTCAGAAATTAAAAATCAGCCATTTTTTCTGGCAGTGGGTTTTTGGAAGCCGCACGCACCCTTTAATGCACCCGCGAAATACTGGAAAAACAATCCCGTGGGTGGCATTCCAAGGTTGAACCCTGCACGCCCGAAAAATTCTGTGGAGTGGGCTTTTCATGATAGTCGGGAGCTGATGAGCATCCCACCGAAGCAGTTTACCTTCACGCAGGACGATGTGCGGGCAATGCGTCAGGGTTATTTCGCCAATATTGAATACATGGATGCCCAGCTGGGACGGGTAATTCGGGAACTGGATCGACTGAAACTGCGGGATTCCACCATTATTGTCTTTGTTAGCGATCATGGTTACCAGTTGGGCGAACATGGGCTGTGGGCGAAAACTTCCTGCTTCGAACTGGATGCCCGCGTGCCACTGCTGATCGTCGATCCCAGCGGGCAGGGGAAAGGGAAGCAGACCCAAGCGTTGGCGGAATTGATTGACCTGTTTCCTACCCTGGTTGAAATGTGTGGCTTGCCGGCACGCAACGACCTGGATGGGAAGTCGCTGGTGCATTTGCTGCAACAACCCGAAAAGCCCCACCGTTCAGGTGCGTTGACGCAACACCCGCGGCCTGCATATTATGATCGCACGGAAAAAGGCATTCCCGATGCCATGGGTTACAGCATTCGCACGGCGGATGTGCGTTACACTGAATGGCGCGACTGGGAAACGGGCAAAATTCTCGGTCGCGAATTGTACGAACATCGCACCGACCCTGGGGAATTAAACAATACCGTCGACAACCCAGGTGCACCGGAACATCTGGCCACAGCCATCAAGGAATTGCACCTGTTGGTGCCCACATCGGTTCCACCTGCCAAAAGGTAA
- a CDS encoding TIGR03960 family B12-binding radical SAM protein translates to MNRSLRQEVFRLLPRVNTPAQYMGGEVNSVVKDHSQVRGKLCLAFPDAYTLGMSHHGLQVLYSLLNADPQWACERVFTPWIDWEQCLTEHHLPLYSLETFTPLNEFDLVGFSLQYEVSYSNIITMLHLGRIPIWAKERSVLDPLIIAGGPGAQNPETLADYVDLFVIGDGEESLPYVMEKWVSLKEQAIRAGDLSYRRRLEMLAEIVGTVPWAYAPVFYQPEYHQDGTMAALHRTRSDVPQEIIACTIDQDLDAIPLPTRPVVPYIQTPHDRIAIEIMRGCPHQCRFCQSTVIKRPLRLRKVETIVAAALESYRNTGTNEISLLSLSSSDYPHFEELVTRMQEVFTPLGVNVSLPSLRINHQLRSLPGLIKGIRKAGLTLAPEVARDDMREQIRKKIKNDDLYEGCRSAFANGWQKVKLYFLAGLPGERTVDLDGIIDMAETIAKIGKDVRNRYADVTASVSNFVPKPHTPYQWNGMQTREYFDWVGRYMKSRVRYKTVRVKQHDIETSMLEGILTRGDRRVSPLIYQAWKRGARLDAWSECFRPQIWWDAMQDLGLNFDFYVHRQRPMTELLPWDHIQVKKGRAYLEKEQDRSLIQLQVMAEAQ, encoded by the coding sequence ATGAATCGTTCGCTACGACAAGAAGTCTTTCGTTTACTGCCACGTGTGAACACTCCCGCACAATATATGGGTGGGGAAGTGAACAGCGTGGTGAAAGACCATTCCCAGGTGCGGGGCAAACTGTGCCTGGCGTTTCCGGATGCCTACACCCTGGGCATGAGCCACCACGGTCTGCAGGTGCTGTATAGCCTTCTGAATGCCGACCCACAATGGGCGTGCGAACGGGTCTTTACGCCCTGGATCGACTGGGAACAGTGCCTGACCGAGCACCACCTGCCGTTGTATTCGCTGGAAACGTTCACCCCATTGAACGAATTCGATCTGGTGGGCTTCAGCTTGCAGTACGAAGTCAGCTATTCCAACATCATTACCATGCTGCACCTGGGGCGGATTCCGATCTGGGCCAAGGAACGCAGCGTGCTCGATCCGCTGATTATTGCCGGTGGGCCAGGAGCCCAGAATCCAGAAACGCTGGCCGATTACGTGGATCTGTTTGTGATTGGCGATGGTGAAGAATCGCTGCCCTATGTAATGGAGAAGTGGGTTTCTTTGAAAGAACAGGCGATCCGCGCGGGCGACCTGAGCTATCGTCGTCGTCTGGAAATGCTGGCCGAAATCGTGGGCACGGTGCCGTGGGCCTATGCACCGGTTTTTTATCAGCCGGAATACCACCAGGATGGCACCATGGCTGCCCTGCACCGCACCCGAAGTGATGTGCCGCAGGAGATTATTGCCTGCACCATCGATCAGGATCTGGATGCCATTCCGCTGCCCACCCGGCCAGTGGTGCCATATATTCAAACGCCCCACGACCGCATTGCCATTGAAATCATGCGGGGCTGCCCCCACCAGTGCCGATTCTGCCAATCCACCGTGATTAAACGCCCACTGAGGCTGCGAAAAGTGGAAACGATTGTGGCGGCTGCATTAGAAAGCTACCGCAATACAGGCACCAACGAAATCTCTCTGTTGAGCCTTTCCAGCAGCGATTACCCCCACTTTGAAGAATTGGTGACGCGAATGCAGGAAGTATTTACCCCGTTGGGAGTGAATGTTTCTTTGCCCAGCCTGCGGATTAACCACCAGTTACGTTCGCTGCCCGGGCTGATCAAAGGAATCCGCAAAGCCGGGCTGACGCTGGCACCGGAAGTGGCCCGCGACGACATGCGGGAGCAGATTCGCAAAAAAATCAAGAATGACGACCTCTACGAAGGTTGTCGGTCGGCATTTGCGAACGGCTGGCAGAAAGTGAAACTGTATTTTCTGGCGGGCCTGCCTGGGGAACGCACCGTCGATCTGGATGGGATCATCGACATGGCAGAAACCATCGCCAAAATTGGCAAGGATGTGCGGAACCGATACGCCGATGTGACTGCTAGCGTTTCTAATTTTGTGCCTAAACCCCACACACCTTATCAGTGGAATGGCATGCAGACCCGCGAATATTTCGACTGGGTGGGGCGGTATATGAAATCGCGGGTGCGATATAAAACCGTGCGGGTCAAGCAGCATGATATCGAAACCAGCATGCTGGAAGGGATTCTCACTCGTGGCGACCGCCGGGTTTCACCGTTAATTTACCAGGCCTGGAAACGTGGGGCCCGCCTGGATGCGTGGTCAGAATGTTTTCGCCCACAGATCTGGTGGGATGCGATGCAGGACCTGGGCCTGAACTTCGATTTTTACGTCCATCGCCAGCGACCAATGACCGAACTGCTGCCGTGGGACCACATTCAGGTGAAAAAAGGCCGGGCCTATCTGGAAAAAGAACAGGATCGCAGTTTGATTCAACTGCAGGTGATGGCAGAAGCACAATAA
- a CDS encoding addiction module protein yields the protein MSPTLQSLGIDQLSKEQRIELVLEIWNSIASESSESLLTPNQREELQKRAAEVDANPNDVVPWEQIQVNLKSRLKG from the coding sequence GTGTCACCTACTTTGCAATCTTTGGGAATTGACCAGTTGAGCAAGGAGCAACGGATTGAATTGGTACTGGAGATATGGAACAGCATTGCTTCAGAATCCAGCGAATCACTGCTGACACCAAATCAACGTGAAGAACTTCAAAAGCGTGCCGCTGAAGTTGACGCGAACCCAAATGATGTGGTACCCTGGGAACAAATCCAAGTGAATCTGAAAAGCCGATTGAAGGGCTGA
- a CDS encoding iron-containing alcohol dehydrogenase — translation MENFSFHNPVKILFGKGQIANIGAEIPTNARVLVTYGFGSIKKNGVYNQTMQALNGFTVFEYGGIEPNPRYETLMPAVELARKEKVDFLLAVGGGSVLDGTKFIAAAIPFTGDCWDILAKAAPVEAATPLGAILTLPATGSEMNTFSVVSRHETQEKLAFSSPLVYPRFSVLDPETTFTLDARQIGNGVVDAFVHTVEQYLTFPANAPLQDRMAESILQTLIEVGPRTLAEPTNYDHRANMMWTATMALNGLIGVGVPQDWATHMIGHELTALHDIDHARTLAIVLPSLLSVKRNEKRAKLLQYGERVWNVDSGTTDERIDRTIECTRRFFESMGVPTRLGAYGLGQETAAKVAERLQARGVIELGERKDISPQVVEKILLTSI, via the coding sequence ATGGAAAACTTCAGTTTTCACAACCCAGTTAAAATTCTGTTCGGTAAAGGCCAGATTGCCAATATCGGTGCTGAAATCCCCACCAACGCCCGCGTTTTGGTGACTTACGGCTTTGGCAGCATCAAGAAAAATGGCGTTTACAATCAGACGATGCAGGCATTGAACGGTTTTACCGTTTTCGAATACGGTGGGATCGAACCAAATCCACGTTACGAAACTTTAATGCCCGCCGTGGAACTTGCCCGCAAGGAAAAAGTAGATTTTCTGCTGGCTGTTGGCGGGGGCTCCGTGCTGGATGGCACCAAGTTCATTGCGGCTGCCATTCCTTTTACTGGCGACTGCTGGGATATTCTTGCCAAGGCTGCGCCAGTAGAAGCTGCTACCCCGTTAGGTGCCATTCTGACGCTGCCCGCAACCGGCTCCGAAATGAATACCTTTTCGGTGGTCAGTCGACATGAAACCCAGGAAAAACTGGCTTTCAGCAGTCCACTGGTTTACCCGCGTTTTTCGGTGCTCGATCCCGAAACCACATTTACGCTGGACGCACGCCAGATTGGCAATGGCGTGGTGGATGCGTTTGTGCACACCGTGGAACAATATCTGACCTTTCCGGCCAATGCACCCCTGCAGGATCGGATGGCCGAAAGTATTCTGCAAACACTGATCGAAGTGGGCCCGAGAACACTGGCAGAACCCACGAATTACGACCACCGTGCCAATATGATGTGGACAGCAACCATGGCACTGAACGGGCTGATTGGTGTGGGTGTGCCCCAGGACTGGGCGACGCACATGATTGGCCACGAATTGACCGCGTTGCACGATATCGACCACGCCCGCACGCTGGCAATTGTGCTGCCCAGTTTGCTTTCCGTCAAGCGCAACGAAAAACGAGCCAAACTGTTACAGTATGGCGAACGGGTTTGGAATGTGGATTCCGGCACCACCGACGAGCGGATTGACCGCACAATTGAGTGCACCCGACGATTCTTTGAATCGATGGGTGTCCCCACACGATTGGGTGCGTACGGTCTGGGCCAGGAAACCGCAGCCAAAGTGGCAGAACGTCTGCAGGCACGTGGTGTCATTGAGCTGGGCGAACGGAAAGACATCAGCCCCCAGGTGGTAGAAAAAATCCTGCTGACTTCGATCTAA
- a CDS encoding Gfo/Idh/MocA family oxidoreductase, with translation MVRIGLVGIGFMGWIHYLGYRHVRDAQLVALCSKDPKKRAGDWTGIRGNFGPPGEQVDLSGVRTYETLDEMLADPNIDMVDICNPTGSHPETAIKAMQAGKHVLVEKAIALTAEDADRMLAVAKETGKLLMVAHVLPFMPEFRFAAEAVQDGRYGKLLAGHFTRVISKPDWSADIADAGQTGGPAIDLHIHDTHFIGLLCGKPTSVQATGVVENGLVVHLTTAYNFGGNGPAITCTSGWLCQGGRPFVHGFELFFEQATLKFDSECCPLKLITSKGAETVTLAVSDDPSFAFGQEVQMAVAGIQQNQTPHWLSGQLARDALVMCYRECDSVLQKKEITL, from the coding sequence ATGGTTCGTATTGGCTTAGTGGGCATTGGCTTCATGGGATGGATACATTACCTGGGCTATCGACATGTACGCGATGCCCAGCTGGTGGCTTTGTGCAGCAAAGATCCGAAAAAGCGTGCGGGAGACTGGACAGGCATCCGTGGCAACTTTGGCCCACCTGGAGAACAGGTTGATCTGTCCGGTGTTCGCACCTACGAAACACTGGATGAGATGCTTGCCGATCCCAACATCGACATGGTGGATATCTGCAATCCTACGGGCTCTCACCCCGAGACTGCCATCAAGGCGATGCAAGCTGGCAAGCACGTGCTGGTGGAAAAAGCCATCGCGTTGACTGCGGAAGATGCTGATCGCATGCTGGCAGTGGCGAAAGAAACCGGCAAACTGCTGATGGTGGCCCACGTGCTGCCATTTATGCCCGAATTTCGCTTTGCTGCGGAAGCGGTGCAGGATGGTCGCTACGGCAAACTGCTGGCGGGGCACTTCACGCGGGTAATTTCCAAACCAGACTGGTCTGCCGATATTGCCGATGCAGGTCAAACAGGTGGCCCGGCAATCGATCTGCACATTCACGATACCCACTTCATTGGCTTATTGTGCGGTAAACCAACATCGGTGCAGGCCACGGGCGTTGTTGAGAATGGTCTGGTGGTGCACCTGACCACCGCGTACAATTTTGGCGGCAATGGGCCGGCCATCACCTGCACCTCCGGCTGGTTGTGCCAGGGTGGCAGGCCGTTTGTGCATGGTTTTGAACTGTTCTTTGAACAGGCAACCTTGAAGTTCGATTCCGAATGCTGCCCACTGAAACTGATTACGTCGAAAGGTGCTGAAACAGTGACACTGGCAGTCAGTGATGATCCTTCGTTTGCGTTCGGGCAGGAAGTGCAGATGGCTGTGGCTGGCATTCAACAGAACCAAACACCCCACTGGCTCAGTGGGCAACTGGCCCGCGATGCCCTGGTAATGTGCTACCGCGAATGCGACTCTGTTCTGCAAAAGAAAGAAATCACTTTGTAA